The following DNA comes from Nicotiana sylvestris chromosome 10, ASM39365v2, whole genome shotgun sequence.
GCAATGGGTTGATCAGTGTGaatatgatgatgaagaagatctGGAAATTCAATTTGTGAGGGATTCTGCTGAAGAAGGTGAGATGTGTAGTGGTGATGAAGAGACAGTATTCTCACCAAATTTGCCAAAGGTTGGAAGTTCCTCCAAGCTAGGATCCAGTCGCAGGCTTAATGCCACAGCTCCGAAATTCATCCCCAACATTGAGCAACAACAAAGATGCACAAAAGCTGAATCGAAAGGAAAAGCAATAGCAAAGAAATCTGGGCAGCAGCAGCAACTCAATTCAACAACTGTAGCTGAAGTTGTTACTGAATCTGGGCAGCAGCAGCAACTCATTGCAAACAAAGCAGCTGGAGTTGTTACTGAATCTGGGCAGCAATATGTGGTGACAACCAAAACAGCTATTACTGTAAGCAATATGActggacaacaacaacaacttgaaaGCACACCAAGTACTACAATAATGAACTCAAATGCTGGACAGAAACAACAGGATTCCAGTACTCCTATGATTTCTGAGGAAGATAGAAAACTGCTTGATGCATTGGCAGACTCTACACAtcgaaactcagaaagttcaatgCAAATTGTTAGTACAGGAAATGTGAGTAAAAACAGGAATAAAATGCAAGTCATAAAGCAACATCACAACACGACAGCTTTGGCAAATACACAACAAGGAAATGCATTGATGACATAGGACCTCGTCGACAACTATCCGCATCCTGTGAATGTGGGTAGAGATATGTAtgaggaaggagaagaagatgTTGTTTTGAAAGAATGTCGGTCACATGCAGCAAAACAAGGCGATTTATCACCTATGCAGAGCGGCAAAATAAAGAAagcacatacaaggaaaaatagttgggacgTCAAGGTTAGTGATTTTCTAAATGTTAGGCGACTTTCCAATGAGAGttgtcaaacaaaagaaggctGCCCCAACTACGTCAACGAGGTCCAACCGTCCAAAAAAGAAATGATGTTTTTTGATTACGTTTTGAACACGTTTCAGGAAAACaacaaagaattacaaattgaagattTTACAAGTTTGGAAAAGAAGGGACAAGAATCAAATTGGTACTACATTCTATTTTACCACTTTCTTAGTattctcatttgtaatatcatcacagagtatgttataaactctgtgatgatcattgaatatttggtccgttcaagttcttattttttacatgcttgctagtaggtgaggccttttctttgcctcaataggattagtaaggtaaggtttagcccgagTCGTGTTGCCTTAGTCTTATGCTTTTGGAAATTATCCACACgactatgagattatatgccctcgtgagacgttgccgacagctacaccatgaatcctgtacatgaggctgtcatcataaggcagtgtgaggcgcagaggagtgattatatagccaaggcatatgggtaacactaacggtgctattgtcccccttatttatgcttttcctaattgttgtatttttcttttttctgttattaataaaaaactagccctaggcgcttgcctagcggagtGCCAAAAAAAAAACTACATAATCCTAACTGACTGAGTTTGCTACACTTGATGAATTGCTATAATAACCATAACCTTCAATTTCATTAATTGAAAGCTATGCCCCTATTCCGGTCACGCCTGGGCTAGTTAACTTAATCAGCCTGAAACCCCAGCACTTCATTCACTTCATTACTGCCTGATTTGGGTCCAAAAATTTATCCAGTTATGGATTTGATCAACTAGTGATCAAATCCAATAACTGACTAGCCCTTGCCTCCACATGCTAATATCAAATCAAGATTACACCATTAATTTCATGAGCCAACACTTAAAATGAAGAAACGACACTATTTCAAGCGTGTGTTTACTGCTTAAATGAATCTGAACATGTCTTAGACAGTAGTATCAATGCACCCTATACCATTAACTCAAACAATGGCAGTCAAGCCATAAACACTTCAACAGAAAACATAGATGAGCACATTAGTGTAGATTTTAGCTGACTGTGACAACTTAACCTTAATCACATGGCTAACAGAATCAGACTCATACATGTTAAACATATAAGAACACACAATGATCTATACTCAAAACAAAACACTATGCAACTACAATCGCATTAGGTATTCCATTACTTCAAGACACGGTTGCATCTACAAGAGGTCAAAGCAATACCTTAGTAGCagcaaaacaaaaggaacagaaAATAAATCTCTGAACTTGAGAGGCAGCTAAACACAAGATTCCACAATAGCTTGATGAAAAATCAACAACACGGCAACCAACATCAGTAAATCCCAGAGGAAGGCCTCAAATTCAGTCCAAAACTAACTTTAGCAAAATCAGGAACCAATGGAATGAAACGATATAGTCATAGAAGCAACTCCTGAGATTTTAGTTTTCCAAATTTGGAAGTCACTttgaattccaaaaaaaaaattggctTTTGCTTTTAGAGGAGATGAAAAAGAGATCCCTATGTGCTGTATGACTCCCCATCGCTGAATGCAGAATGAAAATCCTTATTATATAGGCTATGTGTGTGCTATAAGGGAGAATGAGAGAGTCTAGAAAAAAGAATCTGTCAGCTAAAATTTTGGGATAAAACATCCTTTTAACCAATTGTTGGACAACTGTCCTATTTCTAAATGTTTTATCTCATTCTCAATATTTTCATTAACAACTTGGGATAGTTGTCCATTATCTAGAAGTTTCTTGTGTGACCAAACAAAATTCCCTGATTTTCTTCCTAATTAAACCCCTTAAGTTCCTGTTAATAAACGTTCATCCCCCAAACCCTTTTGACATTCAAACAGCAAAAATCAATCTAAGTCTGTTGCAACCAATTAAAACCAAATCAACGAACAAACAAGACAGATCAATATTAAACGTTTACCAATTAAACCTAGCTAAATTAAGAAATTAATTAAGCTTGATTCAATTAGCCTAAAACGCATACGACTAAACTAATCTGAGAACAAACAAGTCATGAATAACGAAACATCAGAAACCGAAACAAAACCAAATGTTTAAACAAATACAATCTGAAGTGAACTCTAAATACGAACATGGCTACTGACAAGAAATACATAAAGGAAACAAGAAAGCATTACCATTTTGAACTAGGTCGAAACCAGGAGAAAAACCATGGAGGTCGGTGATAGTATTTCTGTCGGAACTCCGGTGGCTTCGAAATGAGCCAAAACCAATGTCAATCGATTGTTCTTATTAAGAATAATCGATCGAGGTAGGTTCTAAGTCAAGTCGAATTGGTATTGCCAGAAAACAAAGAAAGGGTAAAGCTAggttttttttttagatttccACATTTGAAATTCACGGAGTTTGGGCGATTTTTTGGGAAAATTAATGAGGGATTTAGACTGAGGGGAGGATGGAGGTTGTGTGGTGACGATTTGGGGTCGTTTGGAGACTGTCCGCCGTCGTAGGGTACCGGCGGCGGAGACCACGGGTGGTGAGAGAGGGGTGAGAGAGTGGTGACGAGTTTGGTGAGGGTAATTGGGGTaattggggggagggggggctTTCCGAGACTTATAAGGAATGGGGTAAGGGAGTTCATGACCGTTGGACTAGGAGAAATGAACGGCTGAGATCGGCGTTACTAAAACGCCAGCGTTTTGGATCATTAGGGGCTGGACCGGAGCGGGTTTGGGTTGGAGCGGATTTGTGGGTATCTTTGATTTTAAATCTTAATCAAattaattaaaacctaaattaggtcctaaattaaattaaatttgtAGAATTAAACTTAATTATCTATTTCTAacatttaaataattaattaatttaaaactaatgaaatgaaattaataatttaagactaaaaattaaaaatataaaatgaccatggtattttttgtgatttccaTTTAATAATGCAACtaataaacgtaattaaatcctaaaatgcAAGTAAAACCTAAAATGTTATGCAATGAAGATTTTGAAAATTTTTGGTGTTTTCTTATAATTTTAAGATATTAAATATGCAACTAAATGCAAACAATAATTAACAAGAGATTCCTAGAAATTctatgaaaaattaaaacaattagaaaaaatctattttcttgaattttataggagtatttttgTGAGGCAAAAATTACATGCTCGCAATTATCACAGGAAATGATGAAGTTGGAATCTCTCATCTGAAAAACCTATTAGACTCCTTGTTCAAGATGAAGGACCTAGGTAAGCTAACATGTTTTTTGGGCTTGAGCTGACTTATGGAAAAGAAGGCATACGATTGAGTCAGCTAAAGTATGCAGAAGATTTTGTtcatttagcaaatctcacagATGATAAGAAGGTTCATACTCCAATGGAAGCGAATACGAAATACAGAAAAGAGCAAGGAGAGCAAACTTTGTATAGACATTTGGTTGGGTCACTTATATATCTTACCATGAGTCGTCTTGCTGTCTCTTATGAAGTAGAAGTGTTAAGTCAATTCGTCACGAAGCCTTACAAGATCCACAATTCAGCTTTGCTAAGGGTAATTAGATACATAAGGAGTATTGTGAATCGAAGTCTCTTGTTTCCATCATCTTCATCGCTGGATATGGTGGGATATGCTGATGCATATTGGGATGGATGCCCTGATTCAAGACAATCCACTACTGGCTGGTGCATGTCGCTTGGCTCGTGCATGATCTCATGAAATTATCAGAAACAATCCCGAACATCGAAGTCATCCACAGAGGCAGAATATAGAAGTATGTCTGTTGCATGCTCTGAAATCATTGGCTACGAAGGCTATTATAAGAACTTGACATCAAGATCGAAGGATCGACCACATTATATGGAGAcaataccagtgcaattcaaatagCAACCAACCCCGTTCATCATGAAAATACCAAGCACATAGACATAGACTATCACTACATCAGAGAATTGGTTGAAGATCGGAGTATTAACCTGAGATATATATCATCTAAAGATCAACTAGCAGATTTGTTCACAAAGGCTACGGCAAGAAGTCAGTACGATTATCTTCTGTCCAAACTCATGCTTTGTGATACATAGCATTGGGTGTTGACTATACCTTATTTAAGAGCCCAATTTCAGGGATCTCCCATTATGACTAATAGTCAATTTGTAGAGCAAATTAGCTGCCCAATTTCAGGGATATTTGTCTAGCAATTAGTAGGCTAGTAATCAAGAGATAATTGAGACTCCTTTGCTTGTATAAATACATTGTAAATCCTACAGTtctatacattgaaatatattagtATTCTTTCATTTTCTGTATCCCTCTCTTTCTCAACACCGCATGTGTTTTCAGACTGTCAGGTGATCTTTCATAATTGAAAAACTTAACTTGAGTATATCATAATTCTAAGTTGTAATCATAGAAATCACAAAATGGTTAGAACGAGCACGCGTATGCTGATGGAAAAACAACTAGTTCATATGCACGAAGTGGACTTCTATGTATACAAAACCATTTTCCTATACTGCGGCATCAATCATCAGTCTCTTAAACTACTACAATATCTttgaatttttggattttgtctATCTCTAGAGTTTATGTTGAGATTGTCTTTGGTATTTCTCTTTTGGAGGGACTCAATAAGCTTGACCAAAGGAAAAATTGAGTTACTAAAGTTATAAATATACCTTGATGCTACTCTGTCGGTAAGTCGTTGCCACGTCCATGGGCAGAGTCCCCGAATCCCCTTCACCAAAAAAatttatactatatatactaGGTCAAATTTTTTTGTTATGTATATAGTAAGTGTTGAAATCTCATAACTTCTTTATATATTTACTTCTTTCATATTTTGAAACCTCTTCATGAAATTTTTAGCTATGCTACTGATCACGTCGTCTTTAGAGAACAAATTTAGCAGCTAACAAAATTTTCATTGTTGCCACATTAAGCGGGAAAATACAGAGGATGGCTCCTTGTCCCAAAAAAGGTCCTTATTTACCTatcgattttaatttttttaagtaTAATTAGCTCAAATAGTCATCCACCCAaccgcttaaactaaaaataaccgGTAGAggtataacatatatatatatacataatttatgtattatatgtgtataattatgTCAATGTTTAAACTATGTATATAACCAGGAAAAGTAAACAAATGAATATGACCGGCTATTAATATAAAGAtcctttttttaatattaatagtACAATTGTTGTATACATTACCATGTTACGTAAATTCTAACAACAAATAATTGTCTATATTAAATGTGGACCGATAGCATGAAAAATAGACGTGAAAGAAAACACGTTATCTATTAATATATAACGGTCAATTATGTTGACatttgaaaaattatttttctccGCTAATATATATACAACTTAAATATTTATCACAAAACTGAAATTCCTTAAGATTCAAATGGCTAGGTTTTTTAGCGAGAAAAAATGGCTGGTTTTACATGGGTTTGTCAATGGGGATATAGCCAGAAACAGATCCAAGTATCTGGGCTGCGAACAAATTGGACAGTCCGTTTATGGggcttaacctctctctatccgGGTCAAGATACAATGGAACCAACATGGAAGTGGGTGATCTTGATATTTTTACCACGATTGCCCTATAACATCAAGTTTAACAAATGT
Coding sequences within:
- the LOC138879124 gene encoding uncharacterized mitochondrial protein AtMg00810-like, which produces MFFGLELTYGKEGIRLSQLKYAEDFVHLANLTDDKKVHTPMEANTKYRKEQGEQTLYRHLVGSLIYLTMSRLAVSYEVEVLSQFVTKPYKIHNSALLRVIRYIRSIVNRSLLFPSSSSLDMVGYADAYWDGCPDSRQSTTGWCMSLGSCMIS